From the genome of Paralichthys olivaceus isolate ysfri-2021 chromosome 4, ASM2471397v2, whole genome shotgun sequence:
ttttcagacatgacctcagTAGAATGTTTGAATAAGTGGGTCCAGACTCGCTGCAGAGTTTGCctctcacacatgaacaacacagcaggagattctctgctcaatCTCTGCAGTGGTGAGTGGAGATGAGGGGTGGTGCACCAGGCAGAAGCAGGACGTGATGTATTtattctgctgcttctttttcaCCAGTAGCTTTGACATCTTCGTCGTCGTCTTCTTCGACTCCTCATGCAGAGACATTTgccctctctttgttttttattttatttttgcatctgtcgcatgttagaaacatcatcaacacccCACTCACTCCTGTCCAGTCCTGAGGCTCTCGGTtgatgtctgaaagcagctttactgataaacatacaaacatttacaccaaaccaacaaatggacgggggtgaaaacataacctcctccaCAAATATTCTTGATATGACTCCTGGTGTTGTCAATACATCTAAAAACACTGATTCTCTCAAAGCCTCGTGGATGaacaatacaatttaaaaacatagCACATCATGATTGTGTCCCTCACTCTCCAACACaccttttttcccttttgttttctgtcctgtATTTGTTCGTCGCCACAGTAACAACAGAATCCCCCCTGAAGGAGCCGTCCGCCTCGCCGCCGGCCTCAAAGTAAACAAGACAATCAAATCCCTGAATGTAAGCTGTTGAAAAGAGATTGTTTCGAGCTTGGGAAGCAAAGGGTGGCATGAGTGGATGAAATGGGATGAATAAATGGATAACTGTACTTTGTTTTAATGTCGGCAACCGAGCTTCTCGGGGGCTCGTCTTAAccgactgaaaaaaaaagagtgagagagagaagacgacACTAAGCTGAGTTACAGCCTAAATATTACGAGCAGGACAATCTGAGCATCTGAAGTCTAATCAATTGTCACAAACTTTTCCAACTGTTTAGATATAACTGAAATAACGTGTTAATTAGTTAAGAAGTTTCACAGGTGCTTTTTcgtagatttttttttgggtgCACAGAGACAGGCCAGATGTTTTCAggctttatgctaagctaagtaGGGCTAATCAACCCACTGGCACCAACTCCATAAATATTGCATTGGTcttagactgtatatgaagatggacacCACGACAGCATATCAAAAATTTATCCAAATCACCTggatcgccctctggtggctggctgtagtacagctcctccacgttagcagatgggacatggcccatactaaaaagtcaaagtacacgaaTAAATGAGACATACAGTCGTCATTTTTCTAGCAAGTTTGGTTTTACTTAGttgtttgatgctataaaaagtTGGTGAACGTGATGATTgacggctgagactgactcctgattggtcgagtgtgtgtatGGGCAGGACCTTGATAACTTCTTCTTAAATTCTGGTTCCTAATGACCctctatctttatttacagtctaacACAGATATGAGAGTTGTTCTGATCTTCTCAAAgctgaactattcctttaaaatgtttatgtcaAATACAATGTTATTTGGAGTTAGTAGAAGGAATGGGGATCCACTTTTCAAACCAATGTAACGTTaacaacatattttatttcctgtatttATAACCAGAGACATGGTAAAGACCTTCTCTGTGTTTGGCATTACTCCATTTTCTCATATTTCTCATGTTTATCTTTGGCCAGATGGGTAGGAACCCCATCCAGAATGCTGGGTGCTATGGGATCCTCAAGTCTCTGCTGGAAAACAGAGATTCAGCCATGGAAGCTTTAGACTTTGCCGTAAGTCACATACACCATCATTCACCTTTATACAAAAATCTTCTCTCTTTTGCAGGAGACAAacttactttcttttctttctagAGCATCATGGTGAACCAGGATTTTGAAGAGTTGCATGCAAAAGTGAAAGAAATACTCCCTGCACTTACAATAAACCACGGGGGCAGAATTGGCACATTCGGAAAAGCAAAAGCTTGAGAAGTGGTAATTGCGGCACTTCTCATGCCAGCGAAGATGGAAGAAGTCTTGTCAAAGCCCCGTGAACGTTTTCCTCAACACGTGAACCGAAGGATGGGTGAATGCAAGGAAGTCAtagtacattttttaaaatgtatttagaatAAATTAAACTTCTTAAATActcaatcaaatgaaaacaaagttgaTTCAGAGGTTTGTTTATTTCCTAAAATAATCAATGCATACACACCTTTTTTGCTGCTACTTGAAATATGGTGTTGTGAGAGTCATTGAACACGGGCATATAATACAGGTATTGAGTTTGAATCCTTTTAGGTATGATCGGATTCGATGTTATATAATGTCAGTGGGTAGAATGATGGAGAGGATCAGAGAGCACTGcattgtgtttgaaaagaacTGAAAGTGGGTTGCACAAAAAGGATTTAAGTACTGCGTGACTCGTCTAATAGAGGAACCAGCTTTGAAAGAAAGTGCCGCTATTAGATAAGAGACCTGTTTGCAGCAGAAAGACGAGTCAAAACACTGTTAGATAAAATAAGCAGTGATGTATTCCTCCTACAAacacaccattatatttcatattatttataaaaacacaaaaacacctgGTGATATCACAAATTTACTTGATTTGGCCGGTGCAGTGTCTTTAAATACAGAGATTGAAATTTGCCAGACaactatttttaattttgtgtcGAGATCCCTTTGCAGAGAAATAgcttaaaacaaataaacctcTGACCTCCTGCAAAATCAAACTAAATTATTATCGTAATAATTCAGTTAATAAATTCAGAAGTTTAGTTTTACTGTTTGAGTACTACATTCTGATTATACTTCTTTACCTTTGCGACTTAACTCTCAGTAAAATGTTGTATACAGGTATTTTAGCTATATGTCTACATTTGGTATTTATTTAAGAGATATGAATTCAAACCACATAAAATGGCTGTAACATAATctacaaaaaaatcaatgaaacagttataaataaaaaagattattacATTAATAATGTATTATTTGAATTAATAAAGTCAGTAATTTAGTTTAACTATTTGAAATGGGTTATTTAAGTACTCACTTCTGGATCTACAACCTTTGTGACTTAACTCTTTGTTAAATACAGGTAGTTCAGAGTATATATACACACCACATCATGTGAAGGCTGtatcataaatataaatacaaataaatatatctaCACAAAATaggtttaaataaatacaatttaaataaaataaaaaactgtctGAGAAGAAGGCAGTATTATAAATACATTATCttatgtgaaataataatatcaaaacaacaatagtaacaacaacaacattttttattattattattattattaatgttattgttattattatcttgGATCAGACACGCTCGACTATTCGGGTCTGATCGATCGAACGTCCTGCGTCACTGTGTCACGTGTGTTTTTAAACCTCCGGCGGGTGGACGCGGGTCGAATCCGCTTGTCAGCGCGATTGAACCGGATTAAACTCGTCAGGCCGCCGGTGACCGGAGGTAAACATTAACCAGAGCACCGGGCGGGCGTGGACGTGTCACAGTGTGTCCGGACCGTGGAACATGGCGGCAGCTTCCTCCTCGGTGCGCCTCAGGGGACAGATGTTGTTCAGGTGTTCAGCGAAGCAGGCGAGCAGGTGAGCTAGTGTGGGCTAACGTGGTTTTGTTCGAACCCGGAAgtgatgcacaacacagacgCTCCCTCGAGTGAGTGGTACATTCAATTCACGTCATTAATTATCAATGAGCTAGCTTCAGTTAGCTgctgcaggtaaacacacacacagtgaaacagacTGTTCTGTTTGCTAGCTAACTTTACTTCTAACCAAACTTTGACCACTTTCTTCTCTAGCCACGATTCTGAAGTTAGCTCATTCGACAGAAATGTAATAATCTCATATTTTTTAGCTTTACTGATTAATTTAGTCCAGATTTGACAATTTTGGATAAAGTGGTTTGTGATCAGAACCTGTTCTGATGAAATTAGTAAATTAGTCCAGTTTGACAAGTCTGGATGTCTTTGATTGAGACCTGCTCTGTGGTCTAAGTATGATTTAAAAACTATGAAttgtccattttatttatttcccccaAACCACACAAACTGTGTTTGACAGAATCTTGAGCGTCGTTGTGATGATTCAGTTAAATTCTGATCAGTCAAGGTTTACTGGTTGTGAATTGTACCATTCTAGTATTTTCACAAAACCGAAAAAGTTTCAGAAATTCGAAACGTGTacagtgactttaaatgtgtgtgtttgtccaaacAGGCATTTTTCCAAACCAGCTCAAATCATTTACAGGACCTCTGAACTTTGTTCTCTAAAGCTACACTAAACCAACATAAAGTACAGCTTCACCATGTCGACTTATCAGTGCCCCGCATTGTGTGTATTTCCTCTGTGGCTGATTGCattaaggttgtttttttttttttttgacgttgttgttgtttttaggtGAGGGTGCCATGGGAAATTCATTTCTAATTATAGTTCCCAATTAAAGCCATTGGCCCATGAggttattaaaagaaaaagacgtCCCACTGACCTTGAAAGTTTGTGTATTTCTGgatgataaaataaaagcttaGGAAGCATTTGTGAATTAACAGACGGCCTTGAAAGTCCTACAAGAGGGTGAACATATGTTAATATACAGCTCCCTAATCCATAAGTGGGCACATTCCAACGGTTCTCTTTAATTTAGATCAGTGGTGATCAGTTTAAAAGTCAACGAAATGTCCTTGGATTTGATTTCCAGCTGAgtctggaaacaaacaaaatttcTACccacaaaattaaaaactgtgcaactttttgagtttttttgcTTTGATGCCACTGTCGTCTTCTTCAGGTTGTTTTTCTGGCAGAGCTCTGTGAGTACAGCCTGAACGCACTCACTGATTTGTATCTTATTTTTCTGCTCTGTGACTTTGAGAGAGCGACAGTCATGTTCATTTACTGAGTGGAGCCTGTTAGATTGCAGCAGTAGCTGATAAAGTGGATGATATCCCCTTTTTATTCCCTCCGGAGTGAGTGAAAAGAAATTGTATGCCAAAGACTCAAGCTACCACACTCAGCCCACTCACTCATACAgtatgcaggttttttttttaatatcaaatcATATTTGCATGACTATCTTTTAGTCCATATGTCATGTCTTCATGTTcctttttaagtttttcttttttcccgtCGACAACTTCTCTGCTGTTCTGCGTTGCTGCTTTGAGCCTTTGTGAAACTTTCTTTCTTCTCGTTCCTGTGTAGGAGGTTTTCAGAGAACGGCGACAAAGGCTGGTTTCGTTCCTTATTTGTGCACAAAGTCGATGCCAGGAAAGATGCCCACTCCAACCTGCTGTCAAAGAGGGAGACCAGCAACCTGTACAAAATTCAATGTAGGCACAAGACTTTTAAACATAGTTACATGTGagggttatttttctttttaagaatAAGGTCTGCACCAGTGAATTCAGAACATAATGTATAAATTCCTCTGCAGAAATCACAAGTTCTTGTTCACCAGTTTGGCGTTTCTCAACAAAAGctgtattcttttatttatttaaaaacatcatcaatgcGCACAATAGCTTGGTGGGAATTCTCCGGACAATATCCCACTGCTCTCACACGGGCTCACTCGGacttctccagagtttttatgAAGGGCTCGGCAGGATAAACTCTGACATTCTGTCGGAGAACGTCAGGAGCAACTGACTTTGACCTCAGCGTTCTCACACACATCCCCTTCGGATAATTTCAGCAGAATAGCCAGAGTTCagtgtctgagagcagctctgtTGTTACGAAATGGATTGTTCTCAACCATCTATTATATGTAATAGCTTATTTGTGATACATGCATCGCATATAGGCAGCAACAAGTTTAAGAAGCTTGAGGAATCAAATCTGCAAAAATATGTAATCGACATCAAAACATGTTTGTCTGGTTTTCTTTCAGTCTTCGGTGATAACTGTGTCTATGTCTCTTAAAGAAATCTATCACTCTCCCTGAGCTTTGATGTTTCTCTTGGCGTTCGTCAAACCATGTGGGGATTTCAATTTGAACTCTCTATCAGCCGTAGCCTATAACCTATTGAAAGCGAATCTCTTTTGTATATGGAAGTCTTTGCTGAATTGGAGTGTGAAATTACTTTGTTGAAGAATTTGATAGTtgcttgtatttaaaaaaaaaaaaaagtcttagtctttctttctttctcttttttagtTCACAATATCAAGCCAGAGTGCCTGGAAGCGTACAACAGTCTAGAGTAAGTGTGTTCACTTCTTTTCAAAGATTCTCTCCATTACCACCACCGATCAAACTAATCAAATCATTCAATTGAAAGGATCTAATATTTAGCCAGTATTTCTATAATCAGGtgttatatttctatatatttttggaACCAAGTACCAGCTAATTCTATTTCACTGAAGACCCAAGTTTAGGGTTTCCCCAGTTAACAAGATAGTCTTTATTCCATCGTAATGGGATTCTTGCAGAATCATAAGATTAATTTagcataaaataaatgaaattggaATAATGTCTTTGGGTGTAATAGAGGGTTGGATAATCGTAGTGCCCTCTTGTTGGTCATGACGGTGAAATGATAGTTTATCATTACCCACATTCAGggaatctgtgtttgtttgtgtaaggGAAGAGTTTTtatctctttatattttatgcTGACTCTAGGGCTGAGGTGCAAAACAGGCTCCATCAGGACCAGGACTACCCATGTGAGGTGGTCGGGAGCTGGAATACCTGGTACGGAGAACAGGATCAAGCTGGTGAGCAGCAGTGTGACAGGAAACATGACGGAGAGTTTATGAAACACGTCCTCTTATTGATCACAGTCAGTTTCTTATTTCCTACTGTATAGTTTGGTTTAAGGCCTCACACACGTGTTTTGAGTGGCTGCAGtttgtcagaaaacacacaaccatATAACTCTCTTCCAACACCTCTCCTGCTACATGTGAAAGTTTACAGCGTGTTATATTCTCTGAAGTGTGTTCAGTAACAAAGTGATCACACAGGGGGACGGAGGTCCTGCTTCTCTTGGCTGCGTGGGTGGCATCAGTCCCCGCACAGTCCTACAGTGACatctgctgttgttttgctgCAGTGCATCTATGGAGATACAAGGGAGGTTACCCAGCCTTGACCGAATGTCTGGAGAAGTTGAACAATAACAAGGTTTGCTACAAAAGAAGTAGAGCTCATATTCAAAGTTGAACTGATTTCAGTTTTATCTTGACATAACTGTGGTCGACTGTAGAAAGGTACTGCacagtaaatatttatttcattgtctCTCTTCAGGAGTATTTAGAATTTCGGAAAGAGAGAGCGAAAATGTTGATTTCAAGGCGAAACCAGCTTCTCCTGGAGTTCAGCTTTTGGAACGAACCTCTGCCCAGAAAAGGACCAAACGTCTATGAAATGCGCACATATCAACTCAAGGTATCCACATGACCTACATGTACTTCACCCCCTCAATTTTCCATTTGAAAGAAAAGCCTCTACACCATCTGAGAGTGTGAACTATATGAACCTGTATTATTGATGTTGCTTTTAAAACAGCTTGAATGTCTGGAACCTACTGAGGTAGCGCTCCACATGGACGCCCGCAACCACGGCAGATTGTACCTTTTCAGTTTAATATGGTtcactgtgtagaatttagtgaaatctagtggtggAGTTTCATATCGCAGCTGAATTCCTCTACTtcattattaacacactgcAGTGTATATTAATGCCAAGAGGTTAGATATTGTGTGAAGTACCATAAAACAATTTTTATATGTTTTCCATTGTAATATTTATACAAGATTTCTTCGACTATGTTAATGTTTTAACTCATCACATGTTTCAGCCGGGAACCATGATCGAATGGGGCAACCACTGGTAAGACCCAACAAGCttaatttaaaactttaacTATGAATCATATCAACTGTTTTAACTCTTTTCCCAATGAAGCCTTAATTATCTGAGGTAATTATCATCGCTACAGGGCCAGGGCCATTAAATACCGACAGGAGAACAGTGAGGCGGTGGGCGGGTTCTTCTCACAGATCGGTGACCTGTATGTTGTTCATCACTTGTGgggtgagcacacacacacccactgtgAACACATTGGTTTTTTAAACAGGTTTACAGACGGTCACTCATTGTTGTTAAGTGAAATGCAGCCGTAGAAAATTGCAAAAGTGAAAAGTGCAATACGAGTAATACCATCCTAAACATTTGAGaacaatacattttgttgtattatttataatattaagAAGAAACTAAATACTTTTctcaaaaagtgttttccaAGGAAGAAATGACACAAGACAGGTTGATAAAAtaagtgatatatatatatttatttatttatatcacaaGGTCATGTACAACTGAAGTGTGTGGAGATAATGTTCAGAAACGTAACCGTTTAAATGAAGATTGTGCCTATAACACATGGTAAATGTACATGGTTCATGGTAAATGAGAAACATTATTAAGAATTACAGCTTCTTTGGCTTTACTCAATGAGATCCATTAAATGTATTAGATTAAACTGATAAACACGTGATGGGTGCTGTGGTTTGATAACTTTTTTTTGTCGACAGCTTATGAAAGCCTTCAATCCCGGGAGGAGACGAGAAACTCTGCGTGGCTGAAGGAGGGATGGGATGCAAATGTGTATTACACAGGTGGGAGAGAAGCACTTCATCCACATACAAATCTGAGTCAAAGCTTCCATGTTTCTCATTGAATAACTTTTGTGTATCATCTTTAAATATATAGTTCAGAAGTGCTACAACTTCCCTTAAACTATTTAATATTTCTGACATATATAGAATATAAATCGTGGTGTTTGTGAACAGAAACGTCACAAGTGTTTATTTGCATGCAGAGCAAAGAAatgtggtcacaggagacacgtTCAGGAAACACATGAATTAATACAAGGACAGACAAGTGAAGGGCaacgaaaacataacctccttggtggtaACTTTGAGAGAGGACTTAACAAATCACACGTAACAGGATAAggtcatttatttctttaaaaaaaatagaaacgtccagaatgtctgtgttgtttttaacgTCAGCTctaacatgtctgtctctgtctgtcctcagtgCCTTTGATTAGAAGCATGGAGTCTAGAATAATGATTCCCACCAAGAGTTCACCATTACAGTGAGACGGAGACAAACAACCGAACGACCACAGCTCATTCACTGACTGCCAGAGCAACGTGGAATGAATCTTGTTCTTACTGATTGTGCTTCTTTTTAACTGCTGGGTGATCTCTGTTACTACCatggatgtaaacaaacactgatgtgaatTTATTTCTGAAAATCTTGAACTACGTAATTTTCCAGAGGATTAGGTCGAGTACGTTGACGAACTGAGTAGGTAAAATACCAAATTACATTGGGCTGATTAGAGTAATTTACATTATGAGatgctgctttttgttttaatcatgaCTGAAGAGAGTTTATATGTTTTTCACTGTGACAAAATaatggcagtttttttttatgtctgtagCCAAAGAATCACACTGAGCTTCACCACTgtgaatcaaatatttaatcaaataaagCTTGTGGACTacctcaatcaatcaaatatctGATCACTGTAATGATTCCAATAAACCAAGATGTGTGAGGAGCCAATGAGGGGCACGTGTTTACTTTGTAGTCTGAAATGAccacccttcaaaataaaagttgtcaaatacataaaactgtgctgtaaaatGAATCACACTTCAATGTTTGAAAAGGGAAACTGCATCTTGGGAGTTGTAGTCAGTGAAGTTTTTGTGTATAAGTGTGATACTTACaacttttcaaacatttttaaacattttcaagagTTAGAGTCCGACGTCCTTCTGACTAAATCATTAAATCATGTTAAGAGAATGACCAAAGcactaaaaatgttttcaattaatAGTGAAGAGACGACACAGCTGTTAAGGAAAAATAAGAGGAAGGAAGATGAAGGAAAGGCGGTGTACACACATTTGTTATTCCAACcggtttgtttttcctgttcagTCAGACATAATGGTCAAAGTTACGTGGGCACCTGAAAACTACACCTTCATTTTGAAGCTGTTTCTGGAACTGATGTAAAAACATCAATTTGCAGGTGAACAGGAGGGAGATGCATGGAAGCATATTGCATTCGCTTGAGAAACAAAAAGCCTGCATCTTTCAGAaatagagagaaaagagagcagACACAGAAAATCATCAATTCAGTGAaacttgtgaaaaaaaagaatagaatagTGTTTTTCTCGtggaaaaaatacaattaactAATTTACCCTgtcaaaaatctgaaaaaacttctgaatgaaatcagaaaagaaaaaaatgtcatgaattcattaaaattgcagttttgttttttcttgtgaaaacagaagaaataattggtggtgcagagaaaaacagttcAGATTCGTGTTTCTTCTGAGAACAGATAGAAAATTACCTCTTCcaggaaaaaaactgaattttatttctgggggggaaaaaaaaagaaaatgatctaattttaaaaaaaaattctctcacaaaaacagaaataaatagatttttgtcAACACGCCCCTTTAATTAAaccctctgtctcacacacacattattataatatgcttttattttgaaacacgTGACGGGCTCCTGCAGCTTTAAGACGAGGGGGCGTGTCCCCCATTTGAATATACAGTAGTTGGAGGAGCCTGAGTCTGTTTTTCGTCTCTGACTCGAGCTCCTGGAGGTTTAATCCGTCAGCATCTGGCCTGAGCTCAACATCTGGATGATACGACACAGATAGGAGGcgttttctcacacacacagacacagacacacacacgcgcgcgcacacacaccgAGGAGACTGCACCCACCGACAACATGGATCTGCACATCTTGGACCACAGACTCCGGGTCACCAGCATATCCAAGAACGGGCTGGTGAATTTCACACACCCGCTGATTAAACTGATCTTCCTCCGGAACCGGACACGGTGAGaagactgtgtgtgcgtgtgtgtgtgtgtgtgtgtgtgtgtgtgtgtgtgtgtgtgtgtgtgtgtgtgtgtgtgtgtgtgtgtaatccagTCCGGATATTTGAGATAACCTGCAGAGCCTCTTCATTCATTGGGTGACTGAGCTTTTCCTCAAAAATTTGCCTGTGCATGTCCGGCTCTGCCTCCATGAATGATGCACTGCAATGCATGAG
Proteins encoded in this window:
- the nipsnap1 gene encoding protein NipSnap homolog 1 yields the protein MAAASSSVRLRGQMLFRCSAKQASRRFSENGDKGWFRSLFVHKVDARKDAHSNLLSKRETSNLYKIQFHNIKPECLEAYNSLEAEVQNRLHQDQDYPCEVVGSWNTWYGEQDQAVHLWRYKGGYPALTECLEKLNNNKEYLEFRKERAKMLISRRNQLLLEFSFWNEPLPRKGPNVYEMRTYQLKPGTMIEWGNHWARAIKYRQENSEAVGGFFSQIGDLYVVHHLWAYESLQSREETRNSAWLKEGWDANVYYTVPLIRSMESRIMIPTKSSPLQ